The following are from one region of the Cloacibacterium normanense genome:
- the hutG gene encoding formimidoylglutamase has protein sequence MDNIWQGRNDGDSPLHHRIFQRVEIVENYENISPNNFVLHGFAVDEGVRRNKGRIGAAKAPDIIRKNMSNFPVVSPDFKLLDFGNITSEDRNLENTQENLAEKVSKILQKNGKSIVLGGGHEVTFAHYSGIKRAFPNQKIGIINLDAHFDNREPENGVGASSGTGFWQIAQEGKIHSLHIGIQKNSNTLKLFDTAHQFGMKYILADEIFFENLPKIYQQIDELILSVDQLYLTICMDVFNASIAPGVSAAAYNGIFADATFLHFYRHILKSEKLVALDVAEVNPEFDIAERTARLAASLVNEWFMIS, from the coding sequence ATGGACAACATTTGGCAAGGTAGAAACGATGGAGATTCACCGCTTCATCACAGAATATTTCAACGAGTAGAAATAGTGGAGAACTATGAAAATATTTCACCGAATAATTTCGTTTTGCATGGTTTTGCGGTAGATGAAGGCGTTAGAAGAAACAAAGGAAGAATTGGCGCTGCCAAAGCTCCAGATATCATCCGAAAAAACATGAGCAATTTCCCTGTAGTTTCTCCAGATTTTAAATTATTAGATTTTGGAAATATCACTAGCGAAGACCGAAATTTAGAAAATACTCAAGAAAATCTTGCTGAAAAAGTTTCTAAAATTCTGCAAAAGAATGGAAAATCAATTGTTTTAGGAGGCGGCCACGAAGTGACTTTTGCGCATTATTCTGGTATCAAAAGAGCATTTCCCAACCAAAAAATTGGAATCATCAATCTCGATGCACATTTTGATAACCGAGAACCCGAAAATGGAGTAGGAGCAAGCTCTGGAACGGGTTTTTGGCAAATTGCCCAAGAAGGAAAAATCCATTCATTGCACATCGGAATTCAAAAAAATTCTAATACACTCAAATTGTTCGATACTGCCCATCAATTCGGCATGAAATATATTTTGGCAGACGAAATTTTCTTCGAAAATCTTCCTAAAATCTATCAGCAAATAGATGAACTAATTCTTTCGGTAGACCAATTGTATCTCACCATTTGTATGGATGTTTTCAACGCGTCTATTGCGCCCGGAGTTTCGGCTGCTGCGTACAACGGAATCTTTGCAGATGCTACTTTTCTGCATTTTTACAGACATATTTTGAAGTCAGAAAAATTGGTTGCGCTAGATGTTGCGGAGGTAAATCCAGAGTTTGATATTGCCGAGAGAACCGCCAGATTGGCTGCCAGTTTGGTAAATGAGTGGTTTATGATTTCGTAG
- the hutI gene encoding imidazolonepropionase yields MKLIGPFKQILTLNNLPLRGKLSDEQLEIIENGGILINNDNLIEEVGDFEELVTLSGVEVSNSTTSQFSNSVVLPAFVDCHTHICFGGNRANDFAMRNAGKTYLEIAEKGGGIWSSVKHTRNASEKELLEKLLERINRLISLGITTIEIKSGYGLNVESELKMLRVIQQAQTKTKATLVPTCLSAHLKPRDFEGSNEEYLQYIVDEILPKVKEENLAKRVDIFIEKSAFQPEESRKFLEKAKELGFEITVHADQFTAGSSRIAVEVDAVSADHLEATIDEDIQYLANSETVAVALPGASLGLGEPFTPARKILDKNGILAIASDWNPGSAPMGNLITQASILATFQKLSTAEVLAGIAFRAAKALNLTDRGILKKGMKADFVVYETDNFQNILYNQGSLVASEVYIDGEKI; encoded by the coding sequence ATGAAACTAATCGGTCCTTTCAAACAAATTCTTACACTCAATAATCTTCCACTTCGAGGAAAACTCTCTGATGAACAATTAGAAATTATCGAAAACGGCGGAATTTTAATCAATAATGATAATTTAATTGAGGAAGTTGGTGATTTTGAGGAGCTTGTCACACTGAGCGGAGTCGAAGTGTCTAATTCTACAACTTCCCAATTCTCCAACTCGGTTGTTCTTCCCGCTTTTGTAGATTGTCACACGCATATTTGTTTTGGAGGAAACAGAGCCAATGATTTTGCGATGCGTAATGCAGGGAAAACTTATCTAGAAATTGCAGAAAAAGGTGGTGGAATTTGGAGTTCGGTTAAGCATACCAGAAATGCTTCAGAAAAAGAACTTTTAGAAAAGCTTCTAGAAAGAATCAATCGATTAATTTCATTGGGAATTACGACTATTGAAATCAAATCTGGTTACGGATTGAATGTAGAAAGTGAACTGAAAATGCTTCGTGTGATTCAACAGGCACAAACTAAAACCAAAGCAACTTTAGTCCCAACTTGTCTTTCTGCCCATTTAAAACCAAGAGATTTTGAAGGGAGTAATGAAGAATACTTACAATATATTGTAGATGAAATTCTACCAAAAGTAAAAGAAGAAAATTTAGCGAAAAGAGTAGATATTTTCATCGAAAAATCTGCTTTTCAACCAGAAGAAAGCCGAAAATTTTTAGAAAAAGCAAAAGAATTAGGTTTTGAAATCACCGTTCACGCAGACCAATTCACCGCAGGAAGTTCCCGAATTGCAGTGGAAGTTGACGCAGTTTCAGCTGACCATTTAGAAGCCACAATTGATGAAGATATACAATATTTAGCCAATTCAGAAACCGTTGCAGTGGCACTTCCGGGTGCGAGTTTAGGTTTGGGAGAACCTTTTACACCAGCAAGAAAAATTTTAGATAAAAACGGAATTCTTGCCATTGCAAGTGATTGGAATCCCGGTTCAGCACCGATGGGAAATCTCATTACCCAAGCTTCCATTTTAGCCACTTTTCAGAAGTTAAGTACTGCCGAAGTTTTGGCTGGAATTGCTTTTCGTGCTGCAAAAGCATTAAATTTGACTGATAGAGGAATTCTGAAAAAAGGAATGAAGGCAGATTTCGTAGTTTATGAAACTGATAATTTTCAGAATATCTTATACAACCAAGGAAGTTTGGTGGCGAGTGAAGTGTATATTGATGGAGAAAAAATTTAA
- the ruvB gene encoding Holliday junction branch migration DNA helicase RuvB, with protein sequence MPDFLHADKENFSDEELMQEEQIRPQSFKDFAGQRKTLDNLEVFVAAAKNRGGALDHVLLHGPPGLGKTTLAHIIANELGVNCKITSGPVLDKPGSLAGLLTNLEENDVLFIDEIHRLSPVVEEYLYSAMEDYKIDIMLETGPNARSVQIGLNPFTLVGATTRSGMLTKPMLARFGIQSRLEYYTVELLGMIIERSARVLGVPIYEDAALEIARRSRGTPRIANALLRRVRDFAEIKGNGEIEIGITKFALNSLNVDEYGLDDMDNKIMRVMIENFKGKPVGISALATSIGENPETLEEVYEPFLIQEGFIIRTPRGREVTEKAYKHLGISRPKNPGELF encoded by the coding sequence ATGCCAGATTTTTTACACGCAGATAAAGAAAATTTCTCTGATGAGGAATTAATGCAGGAAGAACAGATTCGTCCACAAAGTTTTAAGGATTTTGCGGGACAAAGAAAAACGTTGGATAATTTAGAGGTTTTCGTGGCGGCTGCTAAAAATAGAGGTGGCGCTTTAGACCACGTACTTTTACACGGACCTCCAGGATTGGGAAAAACAACTTTGGCCCATATTATTGCCAATGAACTGGGCGTAAATTGTAAAATTACTTCGGGGCCAGTTTTAGATAAACCAGGAAGTTTAGCTGGACTTTTGACAAATTTGGAAGAAAACGATGTGCTTTTCATTGATGAAATTCACCGACTTTCGCCTGTGGTGGAAGAATATTTGTATTCTGCCATGGAAGATTATAAAATCGACATTATGCTAGAAACAGGTCCTAATGCTCGTTCTGTGCAAATTGGATTAAATCCTTTTACTTTAGTTGGCGCAACTACACGTTCTGGAATGCTTACCAAACCCATGTTAGCAAGATTCGGGATTCAATCTCGATTAGAATATTATACGGTAGAACTTTTGGGGATGATTATCGAGAGAAGTGCAAGAGTTTTGGGTGTTCCGATTTATGAAGATGCTGCGTTGGAAATTGCAAGAAGAAGCCGTGGAACGCCGAGAATTGCCAATGCATTGTTACGCAGAGTTCGAGATTTTGCAGAAATTAAAGGAAACGGTGAAATTGAAATTGGGATTACAAAATTTGCTTTGAATTCTTTGAATGTTGATGAATATGGATTGGATGACATGGACAATAAAATTATGCGCGTAATGATAGAAAATTTCAAAGGAAAACCAGTTGGGATTTCTGCTTTGGCCACTTCTATTGGCGAAAATCCTGAAACTTTGGAAGAAGTTTACGAACCGTTTTTGATTCAGGAAGGATTTATCATCAGAACTCCAAGAGGAAGAGAAGTAACGGAAAAAGCTTATAAACATTTAGGAATTTCGAGACCGAAAAACCCGGGAGAGCTTTTTTAG
- a CDS encoding MBL fold metallo-hydrolase: MKLYPIQCGNFKLDGGAMFGVVPKSLWERTNPADSKNLIELGTRSLLVEDGKKLILIDCGLGNKQDEKFFGHYSLYGDESLDKNLKKFGFVREDITDVFLTHLHFDHCGGAIEWNDDKSGYRPAFKNAQFWTNENHWQWATEPNPREKASFLKENILPMQESGQLQFLPTPKTGNYGFAPDLKMDVIFVDGHTEKQMLPVIQYQEKTIVFAADLIPTAGHIPQVYVMGYDTRPLLTMEEKGKFLKQCVENEYLLFFEHDAHNELASLKMTEKGVKLDETFSFNEVFGY; this comes from the coding sequence ATGAAACTCTATCCTATACAATGCGGAAATTTTAAATTAGATGGCGGTGCTATGTTTGGCGTCGTCCCGAAATCTCTTTGGGAACGTACTAATCCTGCAGATTCTAAAAATTTAATCGAACTCGGAACTCGTTCTCTTTTGGTGGAAGATGGCAAAAAACTCATCTTAATTGATTGTGGTTTAGGAAATAAGCAAGATGAGAAGTTTTTCGGGCATTATTCGCTTTATGGAGACGAATCTTTAGACAAAAATTTAAAAAAATTCGGGTTTGTAAGAGAAGATATTACCGATGTTTTTTTAACACACCTTCACTTTGACCATTGTGGTGGCGCAATTGAATGGAATGATGACAAATCAGGTTACAGACCTGCTTTTAAAAACGCACAATTCTGGACCAACGAAAATCATTGGCAATGGGCAACTGAACCCAATCCAAGAGAAAAAGCAAGTTTCTTGAAAGAAAACATTTTGCCAATGCAAGAAAGCGGACAATTGCAATTTCTGCCTACTCCAAAAACAGGAAATTATGGTTTCGCACCAGATTTGAAAATGGATGTTATATTTGTAGATGGACACACCGAAAAACAAATGCTTCCTGTGATTCAATATCAAGAAAAAACAATTGTTTTTGCAGCAGATCTCATTCCAACAGCGGGACATATTCCGCAAGTTTATGTGATGGGATATGATACGAGACCGCTTCTTACCATGGAAGAAAAAGGAAAATTTCTGAAACAATGTGTAGAGAATGAATATTTACTGTTCTTCGAACACGATGCTCACAATGAATTGGCAAGTCTGAAAATGACTGAAAAAGGCGTGAAGCTAGATGAAACGTTCAGTTTTAACGAAGTTTTTGGGTATTAA
- the coaE gene encoding dephospho-CoA kinase (Dephospho-CoA kinase (CoaE) performs the final step in coenzyme A biosynthesis.) encodes MEAGSLHTGKKIIGITGGIGSGKSTVSKFIEELGFPVYDSDFWAKELVNVDENLKSRIIELLGEESYDENGKYNRKFVAEKVFDHQELLLQLNQIIHPAVKINFENWVNAQTAEFVFKETALLFELKLNESCYQSILVTADENIRIKRVMDRDGRTYREVKEIIDKQMPETDKVKLADFVIQNNTDLESLKEFTHQVIDDLQRMDL; translated from the coding sequence ATGGAAGCTGGAAGTTTACATACTGGAAAAAAAATCATCGGAATTACAGGCGGAATTGGAAGTGGAAAATCTACGGTTTCTAAATTTATAGAAGAGTTGGGATTTCCTGTATATGATTCTGATTTTTGGGCTAAAGAATTGGTGAATGTAGACGAAAATCTAAAGTCTAGAATTATAGAACTTCTTGGCGAAGAATCTTATGATGAAAACGGAAAATACAACCGAAAATTTGTAGCTGAAAAGGTTTTTGACCATCAAGAATTGCTTTTACAACTCAACCAAATCATTCATCCTGCGGTGAAAATTAATTTTGAAAATTGGGTAAATGCTCAAACCGCTGAATTTGTTTTCAAAGAAACGGCTTTGCTTTTTGAATTAAAACTGAATGAAAGTTGTTATCAATCTATTTTGGTTACTGCTGATGAAAACATCAGAATAAAAAGAGTGATGGATAGAGACGGCAGAACGTATAGAGAAGTAAAAGAAATCATCGATAAACAAATGCCTGAAACTGACAAAGTAAAATTAGCGGATTTTGTGATTCAAAATAATACTGATTTAGAGTCTTTAAAGGAATTTACTCATCAAGTTATAGACGACTTGCAACGAATGGATTTGTAA